The Glycine soja cultivar W05 chromosome 3, ASM419377v2, whole genome shotgun sequence genome window below encodes:
- the LOC114406085 gene encoding 40S ribosomal protein S4-like isoform X1 yields the protein MARGLKKHLKRLNAPKHWMLDKLGGAFAPKPSSGPHKSRECLPLILILRNRLKYALTYREVIAILMQRHVLVDGKVRTDKTYPAGFMDVVSIPKTNENFRLLYDTKGRFRLHSVRDEESKFKLCKVRSVQFGQKGIPYLNTYDGRTIRYPDPLIKANDTIKLDLESNKITDFIKFDVGNVVMVTGGRNRGRVGVIKNREKHKGSFETIHVQDATGHEFATRMGNVFIIGKGTKPWVSLPKGKGIKLSIIEEARKRLAAQKETVA from the exons ATG GCGAGAGGGTTGAAGAAACACTTGAAGAGGCTCAATGCTCCAAAACACTGGATGCTTGACAAGCTTGGTGGGGCCTTT GCACCGAAGCCATCATCTGGACCCCACAAGTCCAGGGAGTGTCTTCCTTTGATCCTCATCCTACGGAACAGGCTAAAGTATGCTCTAACATATAGAGAAGTTATTGCCATCTTGATGCAGCGCCATGTTCTTGTTGATGGCAAGGTTAGGACAGACAAGACATACCCTGCTGGTTTCATGG ATGTTGTTTCTATTCCCAAAACAAACGAAAATTTCCGTCTACTGTATGACACAAAAGGTCGATTCCGTCTCCACTCTGTAAGGGACGAAGAGTCAAAG TTTAAGCTCTGCAAGGTTCGATCTGTTCAATTTGGGCAAAAGGGCATCCCTTATTTGAACACATATGACGGCCGTACCATCCGCTATCCTGACCCACTAATCAAGGCCAATGACACCATCAAGCTGGACCTTGAAAGCAACAAGATCACTGATTTCATTAAATTCGATGTGGGGAATGTTGTTATGGTCACGGGCGGAAGGAACAGAGGCCGGGTCGGTGTCATCAAGAACAGAGAAAAGCACAAGGGAAGCTTTGAGACCATCCATGTCCAGGATGCAACTGGTCATGAGTTTGCAACTCGTATGGGTAATGTCTTCATTATTGGCAAAGGAACAAAGCCTTGGGTGTCTCTTCCCAAAGGCAAGGGTATCAAGTTGTCTATCATTGAGGAGGCTAGAAAGAGGCTTGCTGCACAAAAGGAAACTGTTGCctaa
- the LOC114406085 gene encoding 40S ribosomal protein S4-like isoform X2: MLQNTGCLTSLAPKPSSGPHKSRECLPLILILRNRLKYALTYREVIAILMQRHVLVDGKVRTDKTYPAGFMDVVSIPKTNENFRLLYDTKGRFRLHSVRDEESKFKLCKVRSVQFGQKGIPYLNTYDGRTIRYPDPLIKANDTIKLDLESNKITDFIKFDVGNVVMVTGGRNRGRVGVIKNREKHKGSFETIHVQDATGHEFATRMGNVFIIGKGTKPWVSLPKGKGIKLSIIEEARKRLAAQKETVA; encoded by the exons ATGCTCCAAAACACTGGATGCTTGACAAGCTTG GCACCGAAGCCATCATCTGGACCCCACAAGTCCAGGGAGTGTCTTCCTTTGATCCTCATCCTACGGAACAGGCTAAAGTATGCTCTAACATATAGAGAAGTTATTGCCATCTTGATGCAGCGCCATGTTCTTGTTGATGGCAAGGTTAGGACAGACAAGACATACCCTGCTGGTTTCATGG ATGTTGTTTCTATTCCCAAAACAAACGAAAATTTCCGTCTACTGTATGACACAAAAGGTCGATTCCGTCTCCACTCTGTAAGGGACGAAGAGTCAAAG TTTAAGCTCTGCAAGGTTCGATCTGTTCAATTTGGGCAAAAGGGCATCCCTTATTTGAACACATATGACGGCCGTACCATCCGCTATCCTGACCCACTAATCAAGGCCAATGACACCATCAAGCTGGACCTTGAAAGCAACAAGATCACTGATTTCATTAAATTCGATGTGGGGAATGTTGTTATGGTCACGGGCGGAAGGAACAGAGGCCGGGTCGGTGTCATCAAGAACAGAGAAAAGCACAAGGGAAGCTTTGAGACCATCCATGTCCAGGATGCAACTGGTCATGAGTTTGCAACTCGTATGGGTAATGTCTTCATTATTGGCAAAGGAACAAAGCCTTGGGTGTCTCTTCCCAAAGGCAAGGGTATCAAGTTGTCTATCATTGAGGAGGCTAGAAAGAGGCTTGCTGCACAAAAGGAAACTGTTGCctaa
- the LOC114406086 gene encoding protein TIC 56, chloroplastic-like produces MASINFNPFGGNWFSKPPNPLSVPSLPNNLTDAPSSLPPNFAAISLPNPFRRRPKPKPKPEEPVEPGHYEQLARQVLWECENLPDHRHTPEVDKILADNDAAFGGNNDDSVFVLREDATEEEVRENAELVERLRSSPVVQFMARAEEILDKMNEMELKENERPYHKEDWEVWKNVPNVIGLDGRPMPRKAQKTREEADDKFWDFARQFFFGLWNFRQRPYPPGKPIDAAQSIGYKNLDRRYYDFIMRSGGWYYKDRLGRTRGPLELITLKTAWGAGIIDKNTFIWGEDMDEWAPIHMIYGMERAIATWEVRLAASATALLHKLQKGIPPWVPLKGFEKKTYKQLQEEAIESKRRDLAVLEANDGLWPGAKIPSHALFLWASGSELTTILEQDHMPNKYIPKYLRKKLAEIIPGLRPWEVLSVEQAMDRLTFNGEWYREPLGSFTTGPPYLEHWNRDVMRLYKIFDDLNNELYEHMENSIAGFDKIMEKIRDDFIARTDKLLEKKDKEKREARKKAGLPEYQWPEKPYVP; encoded by the exons ATGGCTTCCATCAACTTCAACCCCTTCGGTGGAAACTGGTTCTCAAAACCCCCCAATCCCCTCTCTGTCCCTTCCCTCCCCAACAACCTCACCGACGCACCCTCCTCCCTTCCTCCCAACTTCGCCGCAATCTCCCTCCCAAACCCCTTCCGCCGCAGgcccaagcccaagcccaagccCGAAGAGCCCGTTGAGCCCGGGCACTACGAACAACTCGCCCGGCAGGTCCTCTGGGAGTGCGAGAACCTCCCGGACCACCGCCACACCCCGGAGGTCGACAAGATCCTCGCTGACAACGACGCCGCCTTCGGCGGCAACAACGACGACTCCGTCTTCGTCCTCCGCGAGGACGCCACGGAAGAAGAAGTCCGCGAGAACGCGGAGCTCGTGGAGCGGCTCCGCAGCAGCCCCGTGGTGCAGTTCATGGCACGCGCCGAGGAGATTCTGGACAAGATGAACGAGATGGAGCTCAAGGAGAACGAGAGGCCCTACCACAAGGAGGATTGGGAGGTGTGGAAGAATGTGCCGAATGTTATTGGGCTTGATGGGAGGCCCATGCCCAGAAAAGCCCAGAAGACCCGCGAGGAGGCTGATGATAAGTTTTGGGATTTTGCTAGACAGTTCTTTTTTGGGCTTTGGAATTTTAGACAGAGGCCCTATCCTCCCGGGAAGCCCATTGATGCAGCCCAGTCTATTGGGTATAAGAACCTTGATAGGCGCTACTATGACT TTATCATGAGGAGTGGGGGATGGTACTATAAGGATCGGCTGGGTCGCACTCGAGGACCATTAGAATTGATTACGCTTAAAACTGCATGGGGTGCTGGGATTATTGATAAGAACACTTTCATTTGGGGAGAGGATATGGATGAATGGGCACCCATCCACATGATTTACGGAATGGAGCGTGCAATCGCTACTTGGGAAG TTAGACTCGCTGCTTCAGCAACAGCATTGCTTCACAAACTACAAAAAGGTATACCACCGTGGGTTCCTCTGAAGGGATTCGAAAAGAAGACTTATAAGCAACTTCAAGAAGAGGCTATAGAAAGCAAGAGACGTGATTTAGCAGTATTGGAAGCTAATGATGGTCTTTGGCCTGGAGCTAAAATTCCAAGTCATGCCCTATTTCTTTGGGCTAGTGGCTCTGAATTGACCACTATATTGGAACAGGATCACATGCCCAACAAATACATTCCCAAATATCTTAG AAAGAAGTTGGCTGAAATTATTCCAGGTTTGAGGCCATGGGAAGTTCTGAGTGTAGAGCAAGCAATGGATCGATTAACATTTAACGGTGAATGGTACCGTGAACCACTTGGTTCATTCACCACCGGTCCCCCATACCTCGAGCACTGGAATAGAGATGTTATG AGATTGTATAAGATATTCGATGATCTTAACAATGAGCTGTACGAACATATGGAGAATTCAATTGCtggttttgataaaattatggaGAAGATCAGGGATGATTTTATTGCAAGAACTGATAAACTGTTGGAGAAGAAAgacaaagagaaaagagaagctCGCAAGAAAGCTGGGTTGCCTGAGTATCAATGGCCTGAAAAACCATATGTTCCTTAG